Proteins from one Bacteroides mediterraneensis genomic window:
- a CDS encoding prephenate dehydratase gives MKKIAIQGVPGSYHDIAAHKFFKDEEIELICCNTFEDVFDTLRKDSSVIGMIAIENTIAGSLLHNYELLRDSGATIIGEHKLRISHSIMCLPGEDWSTLTEVNSHPVALAQCRDFLQHHPQLKVVETEDTAGSARDIKEKGLKGHAAICSKYAAELYGMKILQEGIETNKHNFTRFLVVCDPWMADELKDRSKINKANIVFSLPHSEGSLSQVLSIFSFYHINLTKIQSLPIIGREWEYLFYVDVLFNDYLRYKQSIDAVMPLTKALKILGEYAEGESTI, from the coding sequence ATGAAAAAGATAGCCATACAAGGAGTTCCGGGCTCGTACCATGACATCGCAGCCCATAAGTTTTTCAAGGACGAGGAAATCGAACTGATTTGCTGCAACACGTTCGAAGACGTGTTCGACACCCTTCGGAAAGACAGCAGCGTCATCGGAATGATTGCCATTGAAAACACGATTGCCGGAAGCCTCCTTCACAATTACGAGTTGCTCAGAGACAGCGGGGCAACGATTATCGGAGAACACAAACTGCGCATCAGCCACAGCATCATGTGCCTGCCCGGAGAAGACTGGAGCACACTGACCGAAGTCAACTCCCATCCGGTGGCACTGGCACAATGCCGGGATTTCCTGCAGCATCACCCGCAGCTGAAAGTGGTGGAAACGGAAGATACCGCAGGCAGCGCACGCGACATCAAGGAAAAGGGCCTGAAAGGACATGCCGCCATCTGCTCCAAGTATGCCGCCGAACTTTACGGCATGAAAATCCTGCAGGAAGGCATCGAGACCAACAAGCACAATTTCACCCGCTTCCTGGTGGTATGCGACCCCTGGATGGCCGACGAACTGAAAGACCGTTCGAAAATCAACAAAGCCAACATCGTTTTTTCATTGCCTCATAGCGAAGGAAGCCTCTCGCAGGTGTTGTCCATCTTCTCATTCTATCACATCAACCTGACCAAAATACAGTCGTTGCCCATCATCGGACGGGAATGGGAATACCTGTTCTACGTGGACGTCCTGTTCAACGACTACCTGAGATACAAACAATCCATCGACGCAGTCATGCCATTAACCAAAGCACTTAAAATTTTAGGAGAATATGCAGAAGGAGAATCAACCATATAA
- a CDS encoding lipopolysaccharide assembly protein LapB, protein MGLLSSLFGKSQSDENEQEKQDKKNFDILKYDGIRARNMGKLDYAIKCFEEAVALNDENETLGLLASAYLQANRTDDARITLDRLVAKDDTNVPALLSLASVCFLQEDYDGMEKACQKAIAADDKSAQAYYLAGKAAHGMKNGLQAIVMLTKALAQNESYTEAYLLRAEVLWEMRQAKDALDDLEQVLKLNPEEEEALLLKATIHIQLGQTEEGEGCLDQVISVNPFNVKAYLLKGNLLTEEKKLDQALENYQEAIELIPQDAQLYQERGRVRLLMGDKDGATEDMKKAIELAPEKENLISGHFDNFEKNNLQTGIY, encoded by the coding sequence ATGGGATTATTATCATCTTTATTCGGAAAAAGCCAATCCGATGAAAACGAACAGGAAAAGCAAGACAAGAAAAATTTCGACATTCTGAAATACGACGGCATCCGTGCCCGCAACATGGGAAAACTGGACTACGCCATCAAATGTTTTGAAGAGGCAGTAGCACTCAACGACGAAAACGAGACACTGGGACTGCTGGCCAGTGCCTACCTTCAGGCCAACCGGACAGACGATGCACGCATCACCCTCGACCGGCTCGTGGCAAAGGATGACACCAATGTGCCGGCCTTGCTGTCATTGGCCAGCGTATGCTTCCTGCAAGAAGATTACGACGGCATGGAAAAAGCCTGCCAGAAAGCCATCGCCGCAGATGATAAAAGCGCACAGGCCTACTATCTGGCCGGAAAAGCAGCTCACGGCATGAAAAACGGATTGCAGGCCATCGTGATGCTGACCAAAGCCCTTGCCCAGAATGAAAGTTATACGGAAGCCTACCTGCTCCGTGCGGAGGTTTTGTGGGAAATGCGTCAGGCAAAGGACGCCCTGGACGACTTGGAGCAGGTGTTGAAACTCAATCCGGAGGAGGAAGAAGCCCTTCTGCTGAAAGCCACCATCCACATCCAGCTCGGACAAACGGAAGAAGGCGAAGGATGCCTGGACCAAGTGATTTCAGTGAACCCGTTTAACGTAAAGGCTTACTTGTTGAAAGGAAACTTGCTGACAGAAGAGAAGAAACTGGACCAAGCCTTGGAGAACTATCAGGAGGCCATCGAACTGATACCGCAGGACGCTCAGCTGTATCAGGAAAGAGGGCGGGTACGTCTGCTGATGGGAGATAAGGACGGAGCCACGGAAGACATGAAAAAAGCCATCGAACTGGCTCCTGAGAAAGAGAATCTGATTTCCGGTCATTTCGATAATTTTGAAAAGAACAACTTGCAGACGGGAATTTATTGA
- a CDS encoding 1-deoxy-D-xylulose-5-phosphate synthase, with product MYLEKIDSPADVKRLSVEEMNVLSHEIRQALLQKLSAHGGHFGPNFGMVEATIALHYVFHSPEDKIVFDVSHQSYTHKMLTGRRDAFLHPEQYDEVSGYSEPTESVHDHFVIGHTSTSVSLAGGLAKGRDLTGKGGNVIAVIGDGSLSGGEALEGLDYAAELGTNFIIIVNDNQMSIAENHGGLYRNLQELRESNGQCPCNLFRAMGLDYLYVNEGNNVEALIKAFQQVKDIDHPIVVHINTLKGKGYAPAEKDKETYHWTMPFNPETGVVFHPSEEPQDYADLTARYLLQRMQEDRRIVAISAGTPTVMGFTPDRRKAAGKQFVDVGIAEEHAVALASGIAKNGGKPLFGVYSTFIQRAYDQLSQDLCINRNPAVLLVFWGSLSAMNDVTHLCFFDIPLLSNIPNLVYLAPTCREEYMAMLEWSIRQNEHPVAIRVPATELAYGNRPVDADYSRLNRYQTVRKGSRVAILGLGSFFGLAEETAELLKSQHGMEVTLINPRYITGVDEALMEELKADHELVVTLEDGILDGGFGEKIARYFGCSPMKVLNFGARKEFVDRFNVQEFLEQNHLTAPQIAADILQQLA from the coding sequence ATGTATCTGGAAAAAATCGATTCACCGGCCGATGTCAAAAGGCTGTCGGTAGAAGAAATGAATGTATTAAGCCACGAAATACGCCAGGCTCTGTTACAGAAGCTGAGCGCACACGGAGGACATTTCGGTCCGAATTTTGGAATGGTGGAAGCTACGATTGCCTTGCACTACGTGTTCCATTCGCCGGAGGACAAGATTGTGTTCGACGTGTCACATCAAAGTTATACCCATAAAATGCTGACCGGGCGTAGGGATGCCTTCCTGCATCCGGAACAGTATGACGAGGTGTCCGGCTATTCCGAACCGACGGAAAGTGTACACGACCATTTTGTAATCGGCCATACTTCGACTTCTGTCAGCCTGGCGGGCGGACTGGCCAAAGGACGGGACCTGACCGGGAAAGGCGGTAATGTGATTGCGGTCATCGGAGACGGTTCGCTCAGCGGTGGAGAAGCTTTGGAGGGACTGGATTATGCGGCAGAGCTGGGTACCAATTTCATCATTATAGTCAACGACAACCAGATGTCGATTGCCGAGAACCACGGAGGACTTTACCGCAATCTGCAGGAACTGCGCGAAAGCAACGGCCAGTGTCCCTGCAATCTTTTCCGGGCCATGGGACTGGATTATCTTTATGTGAACGAAGGCAACAACGTGGAGGCGCTTATCAAGGCTTTCCAGCAAGTGAAGGATATCGACCATCCGATTGTGGTGCACATCAACACACTGAAGGGAAAAGGATATGCGCCGGCCGAAAAGGACAAAGAGACGTACCACTGGACCATGCCGTTCAATCCTGAAACGGGAGTGGTGTTCCATCCGAGTGAAGAGCCGCAGGACTATGCCGACCTGACTGCCCGCTACCTGTTGCAGCGTATGCAGGAAGACCGCCGCATTGTGGCCATTTCAGCCGGTACGCCTACCGTGATGGGATTCACCCCTGACCGCCGGAAGGCTGCCGGAAAGCAGTTTGTCGATGTGGGTATTGCCGAAGAGCATGCTGTGGCCCTGGCTTCGGGTATTGCCAAGAATGGAGGCAAACCGTTGTTTGGGGTGTACAGTACCTTCATCCAGCGTGCCTACGACCAGCTTTCGCAGGATTTGTGTATCAACCGCAATCCGGCGGTGCTTCTGGTGTTCTGGGGTTCGCTCTCGGCCATGAACGATGTGACACACCTGTGCTTCTTCGATATTCCGCTGCTCAGCAATATTCCGAATCTGGTCTATCTGGCACCGACCTGCCGGGAAGAGTATATGGCTATGCTGGAATGGAGTATCCGTCAGAATGAACATCCGGTAGCTATCCGCGTGCCGGCCACGGAACTGGCTTACGGGAATCGTCCGGTGGATGCAGATTACAGTCGGTTGAACCGTTATCAGACCGTCCGGAAGGGAAGCCGCGTAGCCATTCTGGGGCTGGGCTCTTTCTTCGGACTGGCGGAAGAAACGGCTGAATTGCTTAAGAGTCAACATGGTATGGAAGTGACGTTGATTAACCCGCGCTACATTACGGGAGTGGATGAGGCCCTGATGGAAGAACTGAAGGCCGACCACGAACTGGTAGTGACGCTGGAAGACGGAATCTTGGACGGCGGATTCGGCGAGAAGATTGCCCGCTATTTCGGTTGCAGCCCGATGAAGGTGCTCAATTTCGGTGCCCGGAAGGAATTTGTAGACCGTTTCAACGTGCAGGAGTTTCTGGAGCAGAACCACCTGACCGCTCCGCAGATTGCCGCAGACATCCTGCAGCAGCTTGCCTGA
- a CDS encoding AMP-binding protein: MLQLSERTLGDWLEHWAEVTPDKEYIVYSDRNLRFTWKQFNERVDRMAKGLLAIGVQKDTHVGIWARNVPDWLTFLYACAKIGAVAVTVNTNYKQAELEYLCENSDMHTLCIVDGEKDSNFVEMTYTMLPELKLFERGHMKSKRFPHMRNVIYIGQEKYRGMYNTAEILLLGHNVNDEELTRAKKQVNCHDTVNMQYTSGTTGFPKGVMLTHYNIANNGFLTGEHMKFTPDDKLCVCVPLFHCFGVVLATMNCLTHGCTQVMIERFDPLLVLASVHKERCTALYGVPTMFIAELNHPMFSLFDLSSLRTGIMAGSLCPVELMKQVEEKMFMRVTSVYGLTETSPGMTHSRIDDEPEVRYHTVGHDFEFTEVKVLDPETGEECPIGVQGEMCNRGYNNMKGYYKNPEATAEVIDARGFLHSGDLGVKDENGNYRITGRIKDMIIRGGENIYPREIEEFLYKMPGIKDVQVAGVPSRKYGEAVGAFIILHEGYTMNEFDVREFCQGKIARYKIPKYIFFVKEFPMTGSGKIQKFKLKDLSLKLCAEQGIEII; the protein is encoded by the coding sequence ATGTTACAACTATCTGAAAGAACCTTGGGCGACTGGCTGGAGCATTGGGCGGAAGTGACTCCGGACAAAGAATACATCGTATATTCCGACCGCAACCTGCGCTTCACCTGGAAACAGTTCAACGAACGGGTGGACCGTATGGCCAAAGGCTTGCTGGCCATCGGAGTGCAAAAAGACACGCACGTAGGCATCTGGGCCCGCAACGTACCCGACTGGCTGACTTTTCTGTATGCCTGTGCCAAAATCGGGGCCGTAGCGGTCACCGTCAACACGAACTACAAGCAGGCGGAACTGGAGTATCTTTGTGAGAACTCCGACATGCATACGCTGTGTATCGTCGACGGGGAAAAAGACAGCAACTTCGTGGAAATGACGTACACCATGCTGCCCGAACTGAAACTCTTTGAACGGGGACACATGAAAAGCAAGCGCTTCCCCCACATGCGCAACGTGATTTACATCGGACAGGAAAAATACCGAGGAATGTACAACACGGCAGAGATTCTGCTGCTGGGACACAACGTGAACGACGAGGAACTGACACGGGCCAAAAAGCAGGTGAACTGCCACGACACCGTGAACATGCAGTACACCTCGGGCACTACGGGATTCCCCAAAGGCGTCATGCTGACCCACTACAACATCGCCAACAACGGATTTCTGACAGGAGAACACATGAAATTCACCCCCGACGACAAACTGTGTGTCTGTGTACCGCTGTTCCATTGTTTCGGAGTGGTACTGGCCACCATGAACTGCCTGACACATGGCTGTACACAGGTGATGATTGAGCGTTTCGACCCGCTGCTGGTCCTGGCTTCCGTCCACAAGGAACGGTGTACGGCCCTCTATGGCGTACCGACCATGTTTATTGCCGAACTGAATCATCCGATGTTCAGCCTGTTCGACCTGTCGAGTCTGCGCACCGGCATCATGGCCGGCTCCCTCTGTCCGGTGGAGCTCATGAAACAGGTGGAAGAAAAGATGTTCATGCGCGTCACCAGCGTGTACGGGCTGACGGAAACCTCACCGGGCATGACGCACAGCCGCATCGATGATGAACCGGAAGTGAGATACCACACCGTAGGGCACGACTTTGAATTTACCGAAGTGAAGGTGCTCGACCCGGAAACCGGCGAGGAATGTCCGATAGGGGTACAGGGAGAGATGTGCAACCGGGGCTACAACAACATGAAAGGATATTACAAGAATCCGGAGGCTACGGCCGAAGTCATCGATGCCCGGGGATTCCTCCATTCGGGCGACTTGGGAGTGAAGGATGAAAACGGGAACTACCGCATCACGGGCCGCATCAAGGACATGATTATCCGTGGCGGTGAAAACATCTACCCGCGTGAAATCGAGGAATTTCTCTACAAGATGCCGGGCATCAAGGATGTACAGGTGGCCGGCGTGCCTTCCAGAAAATACGGAGAAGCCGTAGGGGCCTTCATTATCCTGCACGAGGGCTACACCATGAACGAGTTTGACGTCCGGGAGTTCTGTCAGGGGAAAATCGCCCGCTACAAAATACCCAAATACATCTTCTTCGTCAAGGAGTTCCCGATGACGGGCAGCGGCAAAATCCAGAAATTCAAACTGAAAGACTTGAGCTTGAAACTCTGTGCCGAACAGGGTATCGAGATTATATAG
- a CDS encoding MalY/PatB family protein — protein sequence MNYNFDEVIDRRGTSCEKVDGMVNVWGRSDLIPMWVADMDFATPPFILDAIRERCAHPVLGYTFRPDSYYQAIIGWVKKRYGMKVQKEEINFVPGIVPGLGMAINCFTEPGDKIMIMPPVYHPFAWLVTRNNRRLVECPLKEVDGHYRMDLDLIRRSIKGIRVLILCNPHNPGGVVWKKEELQELAEICADDNVIVFSDEIHADLTLPPFHHTPFAMVSEKARNNSVTFMAPSKTFNMPGVAASHTFIHNEALRERFVNYLDAGELNAGHVFAWPAVTAAYTEGEEWLAQCLAYIQGNIDYVADYVETHIPKIKVMRPQASYLIWLDCRELGLSHEDLNAFFVEKAGLALNDGEMFGKEGAGFMRMNVGCPRITLEKALQQLKAAYDTL from the coding sequence ATGAACTATAATTTTGATGAAGTGATAGACCGTCGGGGCACTTCCTGCGAGAAAGTAGACGGTATGGTGAATGTGTGGGGACGTTCGGATTTGATTCCCATGTGGGTGGCCGATATGGATTTTGCCACTCCTCCGTTTATTCTGGATGCCATCCGTGAGCGTTGTGCACATCCGGTGCTGGGGTATACGTTCCGTCCGGACAGTTATTATCAGGCCATTATCGGCTGGGTGAAGAAACGTTATGGCATGAAGGTGCAGAAGGAAGAGATTAATTTTGTACCCGGCATTGTGCCCGGACTGGGAATGGCCATCAACTGTTTCACGGAGCCGGGGGATAAAATCATGATTATGCCGCCGGTGTATCATCCTTTTGCCTGGCTGGTGACGCGCAACAACCGCCGGCTGGTGGAATGTCCGCTGAAAGAGGTGGACGGACACTACCGTATGGACCTGGATTTGATTCGCCGTTCCATTAAAGGCATACGGGTATTGATTCTCTGCAATCCTCACAATCCGGGTGGAGTCGTATGGAAAAAAGAGGAATTGCAGGAGCTGGCCGAAATTTGTGCCGACGACAACGTGATTGTGTTCTCAGATGAGATTCATGCCGACCTGACCTTGCCTCCTTTCCATCATACGCCGTTTGCCATGGTTTCGGAGAAGGCACGCAATAACTCTGTCACCTTTATGGCGCCCAGCAAGACGTTCAACATGCCGGGAGTGGCTGCTTCGCACACCTTTATACATAATGAGGCACTCCGGGAACGTTTCGTGAATTATCTGGATGCCGGCGAACTGAATGCGGGTCATGTGTTTGCCTGGCCTGCCGTGACGGCTGCTTACACTGAAGGAGAGGAGTGGCTGGCACAGTGTCTGGCGTATATTCAGGGAAATATTGATTATGTGGCAGATTATGTCGAGACCCATATACCTAAGATTAAGGTGATGCGTCCGCAGGCTTCTTACCTGATTTGGCTGGACTGCCGGGAACTGGGACTTTCGCATGAGGACCTGAACGCTTTCTTTGTGGAAAAAGCCGGACTGGCATTGAACGACGGAGAAATGTTTGGGAAGGAAGGGGCTGGTTTCATGCGGATGAATGTGGGCTGTCCGCGAATCACCCTCGAAAAAGCTTTGCAGCAATTGAAAGCGGCTTACGACACGCTTTGA